The Methanobrevibacter sp. DNA segment TAAATTATAATTAGAAAAGATAAAATTAATTTTTTTAATAAAACTATTTTTTTGAGGAATCCTATGTCAATTGATGAAAACCAAGAATTTGAATTATTGCTTAAGACAAGTGATGGTGATGAAATACTTAAGAATTCAGACACAGTGCTTGTCAAGTTCGGTCCTAAAAGGAATGGAATAGTCACTTCTTGGTTAAATGGAGGATACAATGAGGATTTATCTGCCGTTTTCAATCATCAGCTATCCCAAGAGAACATTGACAAATATGGGGATGGAGGCATATTGGATTTCCTAAATGACCTGTCTTCCAGTTTTTCCAATGATTTGGATTTGAGAAGCGACAAATTAAGCGGTCTCATCACATCTGCAGACATGGGCCATTATTCAATTGCCTGTGAAAAGTACAGGGATATTGAAGTGATTGCAATCACAACAGCAGGTGCCAGAGTGAATGCGGTTTCAGCAGGAGACATTGCTTCCTATTATGAAATCAATGCAGATTACAGATACGATTTGGATAAGGATTCAGATAACAATCAAGATCCGAATAAGCCTGGAACAATCAATACAATCCTTCTGATCAATACAAAACTGGATGAAAGTTCACTTCTTTTGGCAGAGATGATTGCTGTTGAGGCAAAAGCGGTGGCCCTTAGGGAATTGATGATATCAAGCAACTATTCAAATGAGATAGCCACAGGCACAGGCACAGATGGAATAGCAATTTTCTCTAATCTTGAAAGCGAAAACTTTACAGACAATGTGAGCAAGCATGCAAAGATAGGGGAGCTTATAGGAAAAGCGGTAATTAGCTCTATTAAAGAGTCTTTGGCTAAACTGCAATGGTTGACTCCAACTTATCAGTTGAATGCATTGGTCAGACTGGACAGATACCAATATGATTTGGATGATTTTTACAAGAATTACTTGCAGAACTATGTAAAAATGGATGATGAAGATGATAAAAGGGAATTTGTCATCTCATTGATTGAAGTCTCTAAAAATCCGGAGCTTGTTGCAAATGTCTCATTGATCATTCATCTCTTGGACCAATACAGATGTGGATTGCTAAGCAAGAAAACAGTTTTAAAGGTCTCCGATTCAATTTTGGAAAATCAATTCAAGAGAGATGATTGGCATTCAATGAAATTGCTTTTGAAATATGTAATTGAAACCCAATTGTAACATTTATTCGATAGTATTACTTTTTTTAAGATTTTAGAGGGTTTTTTATTACTTTTAAAACATTTAAATACTTTTATTTATATAAAAGTAAATATTAGTTGGAGGTTTTAGTATTTTAGAGGCAAGAAATATAGTTTACGAATATCCTGATGGGACAAGGGCACTAAATAACATTAACTTTAAAGTGGAAAAAGGAGAAATGATAGCTCTTTTAGGAAGGAACGGAGCTGGAAAATCCACACTCTTTTTGCATTTCAATGGAATCCATATACCAAAGTCCGGTGAGATTTATATTGATGGTGAGAAGTTGGAATATGATAAGGAAAGTCTTATGAATGCTCGTCAGAAAATAGGGATAGTATTCCAGAACCCAGATAATCAATTGTTCGCTCCAACTGTAGAAGAGGATGTTGCCTTCGGACCAATGAACCTTGGATTGCCTATTGAAGAGGTCGAACAAAGGGTAAAGGATTCCCTTGAAAAGGTTGGAATGGCTGGATTTGAAAAGAAATCTCCTCATCACTTAAGCGGTGGTCAAAAGAAAAGAGTGGCCATTGCAGGTATTCTGGCCATGAAACCTGAGCTCATGATTCTTGATGAGCCAACATCAGGTCTTGACCCAAAAGGTGCCTCCCATATTCTTCAATTGTTGTATCAGTTGAATAAGGAAGGAATGACCATTGTCATTTCAACTCACGATGTGGATTTGGTTCCTGTATATTCTAGTCAGATTTATCTCATCAGTGATGGTGAAATAATAGCTGAAGGATTGCCTAATGAGGTCTTCTCTGATGTTGAAACAATCAGGGATGCCGATTTACGTCTTCCAAGAATGGCACATCTTGCTGAAATCCTTGAAAAAGAGGATAAGATTGATTTCGATGGAGATTATCCATTGACCATCGGGCAGGCACGTAGAAAGTTCCTTGATTTAATGGACTAATTTTTTTATTTATTATTTTCACATTCTTTTTCTAACTTTTTTTAACTCTTTTATATTATTTTTATTCATTTTGTGCATTTTTTTAATCATTTTTTCTCATTTTTAAGTTATAATATTATTTAAATAGGATTATCAATAAAAAAATTAATAGAAAAAACTTTAAAATTACCTATTTTTGTGTTGATTTAAATGACTGAAGAGATTATAAGCCAAATCAAGAGGAATTTAAGCGGAAATCCTGATTTAGATAGGGATTATCTGATATCCCAATTGGATTATTATAAGAATCATGAATCCGCTTATGAGATAATCAAGGAGATTTCAAGGTTGATTTGGCAATCTTTAGACTTTTTTCATGAGGAAGAAAGCATCACCTCAAAGAAGACAAATGTGTCCAGAATGCTTGATGAAGTCATTCCACTTATTGAAAATAAGGAAAGGGATTTGGCTTTGGAAAAGCTGGACAGCTTCATGAGTCATTTTGAAGACAAGTATGAAAGCAAATCCGACCATAAGGAAAGTGACTTAAAATCTAACAGGTCCATTGCAGAAATACAGTATATGAGATATGAGGAAAACAAGCTCTCCAGAGCTCCAAGGTCATATCAGACATATCCGAAAAAGGAAGATAAAAGGGTCAATTGGCGTAAAGAGGTAAAGATCAATAGAATCAAAAATGTCAAAAAGGATGAAGCCATTGAAAAGGAATATCACAGTTTCCTAAATCCTCTCGAAGAGATCTTATTCTATCAATACATTGGCCTAAATCATGAATTGGCTTACATCCCATTCAATGAACCATTGTTTGACTTGTATTACATTTATGGAACATTGCTCTTGGAAAATGACGATTATGCAAAGGCAGAGGAATATCTGCTTAAAGCATTGAGAATCAATCCTGTATCTTCAAAGACCATATTGTCCCTTGCAGACATTTACAAATCTAAGACAAGAACCTACAATAGGTTTTTCCTATATAATGTGGATGCATTGAAGTTCGCTTATAGGAAGG contains these protein-coding regions:
- a CDS encoding adenosylcobinamide amidohydrolase, with the translated sequence MSIDENQEFELLLKTSDGDEILKNSDTVLVKFGPKRNGIVTSWLNGGYNEDLSAVFNHQLSQENIDKYGDGGILDFLNDLSSSFSNDLDLRSDKLSGLITSADMGHYSIACEKYRDIEVIAITTAGARVNAVSAGDIASYYEINADYRYDLDKDSDNNQDPNKPGTINTILLINTKLDESSLLLAEMIAVEAKAVALRELMISSNYSNEIATGTGTDGIAIFSNLESENFTDNVSKHAKIGELIGKAVISSIKESLAKLQWLTPTYQLNALVRLDRYQYDLDDFYKNYLQNYVKMDDEDDKREFVISLIEVSKNPELVANVSLIIHLLDQYRCGLLSKKTVLKVSDSILENQFKRDDWHSMKLLLKYVIETQL
- a CDS encoding ATP-binding cassette domain-containing protein; this encodes MLEARNIVYEYPDGTRALNNINFKVEKGEMIALLGRNGAGKSTLFLHFNGIHIPKSGEIYIDGEKLEYDKESLMNARQKIGIVFQNPDNQLFAPTVEEDVAFGPMNLGLPIEEVEQRVKDSLEKVGMAGFEKKSPHHLSGGQKKRVAIAGILAMKPELMILDEPTSGLDPKGASHILQLLYQLNKEGMTIVISTHDVDLVPVYSSQIYLISDGEIIAEGLPNEVFSDVETIRDADLRLPRMAHLAEILEKEDKIDFDGDYPLTIGQARRKFLDLMD